The following proteins come from a genomic window of Chryseobacterium glaciei:
- a CDS encoding polysaccharide biosynthesis/export family protein, producing MQNIEQTATEASAKNSNSTIQVGDQLIILITAKDMDVVKPFNQNYSSSEMIQTNAMAGGNTPNQGLTTLSGPTYVVDTQGDIDFPILGKINTTDKSLVEFKDEIRNRMTKYIINPTVSVRLSNFKITVLGEVNRQGDYTIANGQATIWNALGLAGDLTMYGKRNDVLVIRTENGVITHGKVNLQDANLINSPYYNLKQGDAIIVSASNTRDLAAKQNPNTGLYLTAASIAITAVAVVVSLFKK from the coding sequence ATGCAAAATATAGAACAAACAGCCACAGAAGCGTCTGCAAAGAATTCAAATTCGACAATACAGGTAGGGGATCAATTGATTATCTTAATTACGGCGAAGGATATGGATGTCGTAAAACCATTCAACCAAAATTATTCTTCGTCAGAAATGATTCAAACAAATGCTATGGCAGGTGGAAATACCCCTAATCAAGGTTTAACTACGCTTTCCGGACCAACTTATGTTGTAGATACACAAGGGGATATTGATTTTCCTATTCTGGGCAAAATCAATACAACAGATAAATCTCTTGTTGAGTTTAAGGACGAGATCCGTAATAGGATGACAAAGTATATCATTAACCCAACGGTAAGTGTTAGACTTTCTAATTTCAAAATTACTGTATTAGGTGAAGTAAATAGACAAGGGGACTATACTATAGCAAACGGACAGGCAACTATTTGGAATGCTTTGGGGCTTGCTGGTGATTTAACAATGTACGGAAAAAGAAATGATGTACTTGTAATAAGAACCGAAAACGGAGTTATTACACATGGAAAAGTTAATTTACAAGATGCCAATCTTATCAATTCACCCTATTATAATCTAAAACAAGGTGATGCTATCATCGTTTCTGCCAGCAATACCAGAGACCTAGCAGCTAAACAGAATCCGAATACCGGGCTTTATCTAACAGCAGCATCTATAGCCATTACAGCAGTCGCAGTAGTAGTAAGTTTATTCAAGAAATAA